DNA from Rosa rugosa chromosome 6, drRosRugo1.1, whole genome shotgun sequence:
AGCTGTTACAACGACATATATAATGAAAGAAGTCACCAGAAGGGAGAAGCAAGAAGGAATTGTCCCAGATTCAGATATTGATACTTATATGAAGGTATGACATTTGAGAACAGAAGTTCTAGTTCTTTTCTGAACTAAACAGGCCATTTCGGTAGAAGGGTTGAAAAAATCTCTCATGACAGACTACATAATAAAGGTATTTCTCCTAATCAACTCGAAAAATTAAAGTCCCATGCATATATACTCTGATTAACAGCAAGCTTTAATTCTACTATGTTCTGCTTCTCTTATAGATCCTTGGGCTAGACATTTGTGCTGAGACAATCGTAGGAGATCCAATGCAAAGAGGAATTTCGGGTGGCCAAAAGAAAAGACTAACAACAGGTAATGTAATTAAACTGCCTGTGAGACCTTCCTAATAAATTTACCTGCTTTACTTCTAA
Protein-coding regions in this window:
- the LOC133718781 gene encoding ABC transporter G family member 37-like isoform X1 produces the protein MVISSMSLFHAQKTSAYISQYVLHISEMTVREALDFAARCQGIGSRAGALFSSHLMAIVIFHKTRFNLEAVTTTYIMKEVTRREKQEGIVPDSDIDTYMKAISVEGLKKSLMTDYIIKILGLDICAETIVGDPMQRGISGGQKKRLTTVCCLQP